The Gammaproteobacteria bacterium genome includes a window with the following:
- a CDS encoding band-7 C-terminal domain-containing protein: protein MQLRVAEQYIEEFGNLAKSGNTLVVPANLADLAGMVALATNIAKDKPAAARP from the coding sequence ATGCAGCTGCGGGTCGCCGAGCAGTACATCGAGGAGTTCGGCAACCTCGCGAAATCCGGCAACACGCTGGTGGTGCCCGCCAACCTCGCCGATCTCGCCGGCATGGTCGCGCTCGCGACCAACATCGCGAAGGACAAGCCGGCCGCGGCGAGGCCGTGA